One Cucurbita pepo subsp. pepo cultivar mu-cu-16 chromosome LG09, ASM280686v2, whole genome shotgun sequence DNA window includes the following coding sequences:
- the LOC111801545 gene encoding probable membrane-associated kinase regulator 5, giving the protein MEALDFVKLHNLYAHFSSIVETAYPLIRSRLYGDDQDEDSFFDLDFISPPSSGSGESPDQSNLSLSGENELCFSQRNLLLSQSDLISKRKILPIELSSKPESPVPVSIPKSAPRLSISLFKKPKLMAKQRTEETDSLSSLKLQSTESKRFTFKLNRVNSSRNSNRNDASERQSKRFCGEAMQKYLKLIKPLYVKVSRKPNYSSSAASSPVTTTATSFDEKQRNISIGIRVVCRRLGKSKSSSSATGMAVSPTNRRDDSLLQQDDGIESAILHCKRSFSATRDDVDGTCDDNQFGTGDLQKEKAGKDVFSEAKEGETTLKKRESV; this is encoded by the exons ATGGAAGCTCTGGACTTCGTCAAGCTTCATAATCTCTACGCCCATTTCTCCTCCATTGTTGAAACTGCATATCCTCTCATTCGCTCTCGTCTCTATGGCGACGATCAGGACGAAGATTCATTCTTCGATTTGGATTTCatctctcctccttcttcaGGATCTGGAGAATCTCCTGACCAGAGTAACCTCTCTCTCTCGGGCGAAAACGAACTCTGTTTCTCTCAACGGAATCTTCTTCTCTCCCAATCCGATCTCATCTCGAAACGAAAAATCCTTCCGATTGAACTCAGTTCGAAGCCAGAGTCTCCGGTTCCAGTTTCGATTCCTAAATCGGCACCTAGACTCTCGATTTCCTTGTTCAAGAAGCCGAAATTAATGGCGAAACAAAGAACGGAAGAAACAGATTCGCTGTCGTCTCTCAAATTACAGAGCACAGAAAGCAAACGATTCACTTTCAAACTGAACAGAGTTAACAGTTCCAGAAACAGTAATCGAAATGACGCATCTGAGCGTCAATCCAAGAGATTCTGCGGAGAAGCAATGCAGAAGTATCTGAAATTAATCAAGCCTCTGTATGTGAAAGTTTCAAGAAAACCTAACTACAGTTCGTCCGCGGCATCATCTCCGGTGACTACGACGGCTACATCGTTCGATGAAAAGCAGAGGAATATTTCGATAGGCATCCGAGTGGTTTGCAGGCGTCTAGGGAAGAGTAAATCGTCATCTTCAGCGACAGGAATGGCTGTATCGCCGACGAATCGGAGAGACGATTCGCTTTTGCAGCAAGACGACGGGATTGAGAGCGCCATTTTGCATTGCAAAAGGTCATTCAGCGCTACCCGAG ATGATGTTGATGGAACTTGTGACGATAACCAATTCGGGACTGGCGATTTGCAGAAGGAGAAGGCGGGAAAAGATGTTTTCTCAGAAGCCAAGGAAGGCGAAACAACgttgaagaagagagagagcgtctga